The genomic interval AACCACCTGAGGTTGGCCCGGTGATGTCCAACACCATTGTTGGGAATGCGTGCGAAGTCTCTAATGATCAGGGAAGAATTTGAGTTCAACCTGCCAGGCTTTGTACCATGCGGCCATATTGAACCAGGGCGGCCATGGCGCGCGCGCCCCTTTCCGGCGACGGAATGATTGGAATGCCACTGGCCAGCAGGTGCTCGATGATCGGCATATCGGGCGCCTGGTAGGTGAATCCGATCAGTGCCTTGGCGTGGTTCCCGGCTAGCGTTTTCATTTGTACAGCTATTTGCCGCGCCGTTTCCCGGGTGAAGGCATCGATGTCCTTTTCAGGCAAGCCTTGGCTTTCCATGATGCGTTTCATGTTCTGGTGAGGGGTGAAGCAATAGACCAGCAGGCCGTCGGCTTCGTCGCCCGCCAGGAGCACCTCGGGGATACTTTTGAAATAGGCCAGGGGATCCTGGGAAAAGGTCAGATCGATGGGATTTCCGGTGCTGCCGGTCCTGGGAATCAGCGGGGTCAACCGTTCGAGGGTCTGCCGGGACAGGCTCGGCAGCGTCAGGCCGTTGCGGCTGCAGGCATCTGCGGCTGCGGCGCCGGGTCCGCCCGAGTGGGTCAGGACGATGACGCGATGGCTGCGCGGAATGGTGCACGCACCCAGCACCCAGCAGAAATCGAACAATTCGGTGAGTGACGATGCCCGCACCACCCCGCTCTGGCGAAATATGCCGTCATACAGGGGATCAGGGCCCGCCATGGCGCCGGTATGCGAAAAGGCCGCGCGGCGTCCGGCTTCCGAACCGCCCGCATAATACGCCACGATCGGTTTTTGAGGCGCGATGCGCCGGGCGGCCTCTATAAAGGCTTCTCCCCTGCGGATGCTTTCGATGTAGAGGCCGATGACCCGGGTGTGGGGGCAGGCGGCCAGGTACGCCATGCAATCCACGATGTCCACCGACGCTTCATTGCCCACGCTGATGCCGGTGGAAAATCCGATATGAAATTGCTCCAGATAAGCGAACATCTGGGTCAGCAGACTGCCGCTCTGGGACGCCATGCCGATGAACCCCGGCCGTCCTTCGAAAGCGGCGAAGGTCACATTGAACGCGTGGTGGGGGTTGACCACCCCCAGGCAGTTGGGGCCCAGAAATCGGATGCCGTATTGACGGGCCACGGCGACCAGTTCCTGCTCCAGCGCCTTGCCCTCGCCGCCCACTTCGTTGAATCCGCCGGAGACCACGATGGCGTGCCGGATGCCTTTTTCACCGCAGGCTTTCAGCGTTTCGGTCACAATGCCGGTCGGCAACACCAGCACCGCCAGGTCCGGCACCTCGGGCAGCTCCGCCACATGGGCGTAAGCCTTTAGCCCCAGAACCGTCGTTTCCTTGGGGTGCACCGGGTAAATTTTGCCCTTGAAATCGAGTGCCAGGATCGAATTGAGCTGGTTGGTGCCCATGGCCGAAAAGCGGTTGGAGGCGCCGAAAAAGGCGATGCTTCTTGGATTGATCAATGGGAAAAGGGGTATGTCGCGATAGGGGTCGGTTACCGGGTTCATCGATTTTTCCTTGCTCAGCATGGGTTGGCACTTGGTCGTGTCGATCGGCGCTGCCGCAACAATGATTTTTTTCGGACACAGGGGGCCGAATGCACAGGCCATTGGCGGAGGCGGACAAAGGCAAATAGATATCGGAAGGTTACAGGCCTGTCAACGGTGTAGTCATCATTCGGCAAGAAGCGAGTGGCATCGATCGGCATCGGAAGACAAGGCCTGTGGTAACCTTCGGGTGGCACAACGCAGCTATGAATTTTCTGGATGACATAGAGTCGCCAACGGATTTCTAACCCTTTTCTCATACAAGGGTAACACTATTTCTGAAGTGTGGAAGGATAAAGAAATGCTACCATTGGTGTCGATAACGAGGCACATTCAAAAACACCGGGATGTTTTAGATGGCCCAGGGGAGAATTTTAGTCGTGGACGACGAAGAGGATATCCTGGAGGTGGTTCGTTTCAACCTTGCTCGCGAAGGTTTCGTCGTTACAGGGGTGTTGAATGGTGAGGATGCCTTGGCGGTTCTCCAGGCGGGCGGCTATGATTTAGTGGTTCTGGATTTGATGTTGCCCGGGATGGACGGCTTTGCCGTTGCCGGAAAAATACGGCAGGATCCGGCATTGTCGGCTTTGCCGATTATCATGCTCACTGCCCGGACCCAGGAGCATGATGTAGTGGCCGGTTTGGAGATCGGGGCCGAAGATTATATCACCAAGCCTTTCAGTCCGAGGGTGTTGGTCTCCCGGGTACGCACAGTCCTTCGGCGCACTTCCCAGGTCAAGGTGGCGGATGAATCGATAATGGAACGTGGCGGGATTACCATCGACAGGCGTAGACACACTGTCTATGTGAAAGGCCGCCCGGTTGATTTGACCTTGTCAGAGTTCGAACTGCTCTGCTTCCTGGCCTCGCGGCCGGGTTGGGCTTTTTCACGGGCACAAATCGTAGACGCGATACGCGGATTCAATTACACCGTCACCGATCGTAGCGTGGATGTCCAGATCGTCGGATTGCGACGCAAGTTGGGCGGTTGCAGTGATTACATCCAGACCGTGAGGGGGGTAGGCTATCGTTTCAAGGGGGATTTTCGACCATCTCACCAGATCCTAATCGGCGTCTAACCGAGGACAAATTTGCGTGCATTACTCTCGGAAAATAGAACAATTGAATCACATCACGACCCACAAAGGAGCCTGTCGATGCCGCCGCAAGTATTCAGCAAAGTCCCAATTGCGCAAGAGTATGGAGAAATAGAAAAAGATTATGGTAGACCAGAAAGAGAAAACATCGGCAAATTTCTGGTGTTGTGCAAATGCCCACGGTGCGAGAAAGAACACCGCACCTTTCTTCGCTGGACAGGCCGCGGCACGCCAAGAGTCTATTGCACGACATGCCGATCCACGACTTCCGCCATCGGGGAAACGGAGATTGGCAAATTGGCGAATGTGTGGGCCAGAAGTACCCGAAAGACGGTGGACGCGCTTCAATAAACCTCAAGCTCCGAATTATTCATACCCGGTGTGGTTTAAAGCGTACATCTTTGCAAACTCTTCCACTTTTTCGTCTTTCAGGCAACACGCTGCGCAATCGAGAAACAGATCTTCGAGTGCCGCTTTATCGAGGCAGCGATCGTAATATGGACAGCGGTGGTTGCGGAAGATCCCTATGCTGAGCGCTTTTTTACTCGGTCGGTAATACAAAGGCGTTGGCTCCATGCTGGGCCTCGCTTGCCGATTGAAACGGCTGTTCTCGGTAATATATCCAAGGGCCCGGTCGTGATCCCTGTTGGTGCATAGTTCGCTGGAACGGTGTTTCTGTGTTTCTGAGCGGATGGGGTGGATGGATTGCCCTGTGGCAATCCTCTTGCGCACAGGCCGACTGAAGTCAACACCCGTGAACCGGGGTTAAGGCGTTTTTAGAGACGCGCAGGCGTCATTCGAATAACGTCGGGTATTGTAATGGCTTTTTTGCACACCACACTGCAACTCTTCGTAATTGGAGAAGAATTTGAGTTGCCGGGATTTATTGAAAATTCAGGTGGATCATCGAGTTATGAACATTTTATGAACAATCGAATGGTTCATCGATTCGCCTGTTTCCTCCATTTTTTGTAAGGGATGCCCAACTGACCAACTCCTGACACAACTTTTACGTTTCGCTAACATCTCTGTTGAAAAATAAAAGTGACGGGAGACGAAAGGTCGATCGATGATTCAGAACGTGCGCTGCCCCCACTGTGCTTCCGACGCCATTTATGGATATGGCCATGTGAAGAACGGAAAAAAACGCTATCTTTGCCTGATGTGCAATCGACAATTCGTGCTGGAACGAAAACCGCCCCTGATCACAGACCGGCCGACGTGTCCGCTTTGCGGCGGTCGGATGCACATTTACATGCGAAAAGCGCGGGAGGTGCGATTTCGATGCGCCGCCTATCCCGATTGCCGCGGCTATCTGAAGATGCTGAGCTAACCAACCCTTGCGGGACCCTTCCCGGCGACTAAAAGTAAGAACTCATTTTGGCGCGCACGCGCAGGTTTGACCAGAGGACCTTGATGCCCAGGGCCAGCGGGACCTCCTGACGGGCGGTGCTGTCACTTTGCACCGGAGAAAACCCAATGGCGGATGGAGGCGCAGCGGTGGGTCCATCGTGCTTCGACGTCGCTTGGGCGTGGTGCAGGTCCGGCAGGGAGGGGCGCCGGCGCTCGGTGTCGATGGCGGAGATGACAATGGGCGGGTGGGCGAATCCGATCAGGTCCTGCTTGATCTCCTCGGGCAGGAGTTCGCCGTTGAAAAAGGCCAGGAGCAGAGCGAAGTCCTGGCTTTTGCCATTATAGGTGGGGGCGGCGCTGGCGAATTGTTCTCCGGTGAGGCGCGTGACTTCGTGCCCCTGGCCATTGCCCCATGTGGGCGGATGGTATTGGTGTCCGTGATAGGTGCCGAAGGGGTTGACACGAATGGAAAATTCGTCGTTCTCGGCATGGTGGCGCATTTTCAGGGGCGCAAAGGCGAAATTGGACAAGCGGCTGTTGTCCTTGGCCACGGCCATACCGTGCTTGCCCGAAACGATGCCCACATAGGATGCGGTGATATGGTTGTTGATGTTGTCCAGTGCAAGGTTGCGGGGGTCGTGTCTGAAGTAGTCGAGTCGGTACTCGGTCTCCACCTCGAGGTAGTTTCGCTTGAGCACCTTTACAGGATCGTTCCGGGTCGCCCGCGGCGAAAAACGAATTTCCGCCGGGGC from Desulfatitalea tepidiphila carries:
- a CDS encoding acetate--CoA ligase family protein is translated as MNPVTDPYRDIPLFPLINPRSIAFFGASNRFSAMGTNQLNSILALDFKGKIYPVHPKETTVLGLKAYAHVAELPEVPDLAVLVLPTGIVTETLKACGEKGIRHAIVVSGGFNEVGGEGKALEQELVAVARQYGIRFLGPNCLGVVNPHHAFNVTFAAFEGRPGFIGMASQSGSLLTQMFAYLEQFHIGFSTGISVGNEASVDIVDCMAYLAACPHTRVIGLYIESIRRGEAFIEAARRIAPQKPIVAYYAGGSEAGRRAAFSHTGAMAGPDPLYDGIFRQSGVVRASSLTELFDFCWVLGACTIPRSHRVIVLTHSGGPGAAAADACSRNGLTLPSLSRQTLERLTPLIPRTGSTGNPIDLTFSQDPLAYFKSIPEVLLAGDEADGLLVYCFTPHQNMKRIMESQGLPEKDIDAFTRETARQIAVQMKTLAGNHAKALIGFTYQAPDMPIIEHLLASGIPIIPSPERGARAMAALVQYGRMVQSLAG
- a CDS encoding response regulator transcription factor gives rise to the protein MAQGRILVVDDEEDILEVVRFNLAREGFVVTGVLNGEDALAVLQAGGYDLVVLDLMLPGMDGFAVAGKIRQDPALSALPIIMLTARTQEHDVVAGLEIGAEDYITKPFSPRVLVSRVRTVLRRTSQVKVADESIMERGGITIDRRRHTVYVKGRPVDLTLSEFELLCFLASRPGWAFSRAQIVDAIRGFNYTVTDRSVDVQIVGLRRKLGGCSDYIQTVRGVGYRFKGDFRPSHQILIGV
- a CDS encoding IS1/IS1595 family N-terminal zinc-binding domain-containing protein, whose translation is MIQNVRCPHCASDAIYGYGHVKNGKKRYLCLMCNRQFVLERKPPLITDRPTCPLCGGRMHIYMRKAREVRFRCAAYPDCRGYLKMLS